AGCGCGGTCTGGGTGCGCCCATTGAGGGCGGTGGCGACGTGAATACCGGCCTCATGGTGGACCAGCTGATCGACGTCGCGATCGGTGAAATTCGCCCCGGCGCGGATGCGGATGCGTTCGGCGCCGGCGGTGGCATTGGCCGACAGCTGATCAACGATCTCGACCGTCGGTGCATCGTCGCCGAAGAAGCGTAGTACGGCCGCCGACATGCGCCGGGCCACGTCCTGGTCCGTGGCGCTGGCGTCTTCGGGTGCTCCCAGGTCGAGGTGGTTGAGACCGTTGATGATGCGTCGCAGGCGGCGTGCAAGCTGCAGCGGGCTGGCGCTGGAATCGGGCAGGGCCTCGGACGGGCTGCCGTAGAGCTCGCGCGAGGCGTCGAAGAAAGCCGGCTGACCGAGCGCCTTCAACATGGTGCTGGCGGTGGCGAGTCGATCGGCAATGCGTTCGAGCCAATCCCGCGCAGGGCCGCTTTGCGCGATCAGCGGGCGAGCTTCGAGCAGGGCGCGGTCGACGGCCGCCGTGTCGACGGCCGGATACTCGACCTTCGGCAGATTGCGGCCACCGCCGGCCAGAAAAGCATCGCGCACCGACAGCGGCCAGGCCAGAACACCTAGAATGTGCAGCGGTTGTTCGGCCTGGCGCAGGGCCGTGGCGGCGCGGGTGATGCGGTCGGCGACCGGTACTTGGCGGTGTTCAGTCAGCTTTGGGCTCCGCTGGGCAATTCGCGCTATAATAGCCTGTTAACTTCGCTCAACGCCCGCGATTCGGGGCCAGGAAAAAAATCAATGCTGTTTGACAATGTTGTCATCAAGTCGGTGGCTTCGGTCGATGCCCCGCACACGGTTACCAGTGCCGAAATCGGTGATCGGCTCGAGCCGACCTTCAGGAAGCTGCATCTGAGGGGCAATCCCCTGATCGATCTGGCCGGCATCGAGGAGCGTCGCTTCTGGGACGAAGGCGTGCTGCCTTCCGAAGCAGCAACCCTGGCAGCCAACAAGGCCCTGGCCCGGGCCGATATCGACCCCGATCGCGTTGGCATTCTGATCAACACCTCGGTCTCGCGTGACTTCCTCGAGCCCTCGACCGCCTGCATGGTACACGGCAACCTCAAATTGCCCAACACCTGCGAAAGCTTCGACGTGGGCAACGCCTGCCTGGCCTTTATCAACGGCATGAACATTGCCGCACGCATGCTCGATAGGGGTGAAATCGACTACGCCCTGATCGTCAATGCGGAGAACAGTCGCGAAATCAATGACACCACGATCAATCGCCTGCTCCAGCCCAAGGTGACCCGCAAGCAGTTCAAGAGCGAATTCGCCAGCCTGACCCTGGGCTGCGGGGCCGCTGCCATGGTGATGTCGCGCGGCGATCTCGAGCCCGACGGCCATCAGTACAAGGGTGGCGTGTCACGTGCTGCGACCGAATTCAACAATCTCTGCCGCGGCTGGAATCACCAGATGTGGACCGACACAAAGAGTCTGCTGCGCGAGGGCATGAAGCTCGCCGGCGCGACCTATTTGACGGCCCGCCAGGTACTCGGCTGGGTCGCCAACGAACTCGATCACGTCGTCATCCACCAGGTCTCACGCGTTCATACCGAGGCCTTCATCCGGGCCTTTGGCGTCGAGCCGGAGCGTGTCTACCGGATCTTCCCGAAGTTCGGCAATATCGGCCCGGCCTCGATTCCGACGGTGTTGAGCAAGATCGTCGACGAGAACCGCGTTCAACGCGGCGACAAGATCGCCCTGATGGGGATCGGCTCGGGCCTGAACTGCTGCATGGTCGAAGTTATTTGGTAAACCGTTGGCTGGTTATCTGGTTCGCCAGTTTGCTGGTTCCGGCAATAACGAGCTAACCAGCCAACTAGCGAACCAGCCAACATAGGCAATCGAATGCCCTTGGTCCCCGAAAAACTCTTTCCCTTCCGAAGCCGCTACCACACCCAGTCGGCCGGCCATCGAATGCACTATGTCGACGAGGGGCCGGTCGACGGGCAGCCGGTGGTGATGGTGCATGGCAATCCGACCTGGTCGTTCTACTACCGCAATGTGATTACCGCGCTCAAGGACGACTATCGCTGTCTGGCAGTTGATCACGTTGGCATGGGCTTGTCGGATCGGCCCCACGAATCGGCATACGAATACACCATGGCCAGCCGCGTGGCCGATCTCGGGCATTGGCTCGACGAGGTCGAGCCCGAACGTGAGATCGACCTGGTCGTGCATGACTGGGGCGGGGCGATCGCCATGGCCTGGGCGGTGCAGCACCCCGAGCGCGTGCGGCGGATCGTGCTGCTCAACACCTGGGCATTCACCATTCCGGAAGACGAGCCGCTACCCTTCGCGTTGAAGTTTGCGCGCACCGGCCTTGGTGGATTCCTGATCAATCGCTTCAACGCATTTTCAGGCCTGGCCACGCGTCTGGCCACCGCCCGAAAGCTCGCTCCCGAGGTTGCCCGTGGATTGATCGCCCCCTATCGCGGCAAGCCCTGTCGCCGCCTGGCTACCCTGCGTTTCGTCCAGGACATTCCGCTGAAACCCTCCGACCCGGCCTGGCCGGTACTGGCCGAGACCGAAAAACATCTGAGCCGCCTGGCTGACAAGCCCATTCACTTCTTCTGGGGCGGCAAGGATTTCGTGTTCGACGATCGCGTGCTCGACCTGTGGCGCAAGATCTGGCCGGAAGCCGAAATCGACTATCTCGACGATGCCGGCCACTATGTCCTCGAAGATGCGCCGGAGCGGGTCGTGGCCGGTATTCAGAGATTTCTGGGGCCGTAAAAAATATTTTGTCCACAGATGAACACAGATGGACACAGATAAAGAAAAACATTCATACCTAAAATGCCAGATGCAAACACGCTCGACTGAGGAATTCTCGTCCTTCCGAAGGGTTTTCTTTTTAACAATCTGTGTTTATCTGTGTTCATCTGTGGACAAATAGATTTTTCTTGAGTCGCCCGATGCCCATCCAACAGCGAAACGCGCCAATCAACATCGCCCACGCCCTGACCCGGCAGGCCGAGGCCCAGCCGGAGACGGTTGCGCTGATCCTGCCGCAGAAGCGTACGGCCGATGGCTGGAGTGACCGGCGCTGGAGCTATCGCGAGCTTGACGAATTGACCGATCGCCTGGCCGCCGGCCTGCAGGCAAGGGGTATCGGCAAGGGCACCCGCGTGGCCTTCATGGTGCCGCCCTCGCTGGAGTTCTTTGCCCTGTTCTTCGCCCTGTTCAAGGCCGGTGCCGTGCCGGTGCTGATCGACCCGGGTATCGGGCTCAAGCCGCTCAAGACCTGCCTGGCCGAGGCGGCGCCGGAAGTGTTTATCGGCGTCACACGCGCGCAGCTTGCGCGCATGGTGCTGGGCTGGGCGCGCGGCAGCGTCCGTCAGACGATTTCCGTTGGATCGCGCCCGTTCTGGCGGGGCCTGAAGTATGCCGACCTGCTCTCGACCCGCATCGAGAATTTCGATCCGCCCGAAGTCGGTGCCGACGACGAAGCCGCCATCCTGTTTACTTCCGGCTCGACCGGCATACCCAAGGGCGTGGTCTATCGCCACCGCATGTTCGCCGCCCAGGTCGAACTGCTGCGCGAAACCTTCGGTATCGAACCCGGTGAGGTCGATCTGCCCACTTTTCCGCCCTTTGCCCTGTTCGACCCGGCGCTGGGCATGACCTCGGTCATTCCGATCATGGATTTCACCCGGCCGGCCCAGGCCGACCCGGACATGCTGGTCAGCCTGATCGAGACCTATGGCGTGACCCACTTGTTCGGTTCGCCGGCACTCATGAACACGCTCAGCCGTCACTTGGAAAAGCACCACATCCGGATTCCGGGTGTGCGGCGTGCGCTGTCGGCGGGTGCCCCCGTGCCGCCGAGCGTGATCGAGCGCATGCACACGGCCCTCGATCCCTGGTCCGATATCCACACGCCGTATGGCGCGACCGAAGCCCTGCCGGTGGCCACCGTGGCCGGCCGCGAACTGGTCGGCGAACTGTCCGACGGCAATCGCTCGGGCAAGGGCATCTGCATCGGCCGTGCACTCGAGGCCAACGAGGTGCGCATCATCCCGATTTCCGATCAGCCGATCGACCTGACCGAGTATGCGGGAGAGGTCCCCGATGGCGAAATCGGCGAGATCTGCGTGGCCGGTCCGACGGTGACCGATACCTACTGGAAGCGTGAGCAGCAGACCCGGGAAGCGAAGATGACCGACAGTCAGGGCCGGGTCTGGCACCGAATGGGCGACCTGGGCTGGCAGGACGCCGACGGCCGACTGTGGTTCTGTGGCCGCAAGTCCGAGCGCGTGGTCACGCCCGAGGGGACACTGTTCACTGAATGCGTCGAGGGCCCGGTCAATGCGGTCGAGGGCGTGTTCCGTTCGGCCCTGGTTGGCATCGGTGAAAAAGGTCGCCAGGAGCCGGTGATCGTGATAGAGCCCGAGCCGGGGGCGGACCAGGCCGCCATCGAAGCCAGCGTGCGTGAAGTGTTATCGCGTGATTGGCTCGCACGCGAAATTCGGCGGGTGCTTTTCAAGAAAGAGTTTCCCGTCGATATTCGCCACAACGCCAAGATCCGACGCCGCGAACTGGCCGAATGGGTAGCTTCGGTCGGCTGAGTGCTGTTTGGCCTCACGCCAAGGCGCGAAGGCGCCAAGGACGCTAAGGGGTTTGGGATATGAATCTCTTGGGGGCGAGAGGCTGTCTCTCGAGGGGGTCCCCAGTTTGTAGCAGCCTCGAAGCCGAGTATGCATGCGGCTATGTCTGCATCAAAGCGATGTTGTTATTTTTAGTCTTTCCTTGGCGATCTTGGCGCCTTTGCGCCTTGGCGTGAGGCCCAAGAGTCGGAGCATCGGTCATGAGGTAAAATGGCCGGCTTTCCGCACAACCATCAGGAGCCCGCACCATGAGTGGCGAGATCGATATTCGTTCGGCAACCCGCCCGGACCCCGACCAGCTGATCCAGAATATCGCCGACTACGTCTGCGACTACGAGATCACGTCGACCGAGGCCTGGGAGACGGCCCACTACTGCCTCAAGGATTCCCTGGCCTGCTCGATGCTGGCGCTCAAATTTCCTGAGTGCGTCAAGCTGCTCGGACCCGTCGTGCCGGGCATGGAACTGGCAAACGGTGCGCGGGTTCCCGGTACGCCCTACAAGCTCGATCCCGTCCAGGCCGCCTTCAATATCGGCGTGCTGGTGCGCTACCTCGACTTCAATGACACCTGGCTGGCCGCCGAGTGGGGGCATCCCTCCGATAACCTCGGGGCCATCCTGGCCGTGGCCGACTATGTTTCGCGCAGGAACGTTGCCGAGGGCGGCAAGCCGCTCCAGATCGAGGCGGTCCTCGAGGCCATGATCAAGGCCCACGAGATCCAGGGCATTCTGGCACTCAAGAATTCCTTCAACCGCGTCGGTCTCGACCATGTGCTGCTGGTACGCGTGGCCTCCACCGCTGTCGTCACCAGGATGCTCGGCGGCGATCGCGACGATGTCGTCAACGCCGTCAGCCAGGCCTGGATCGACGGCGGCGCGCTGCGCACCTATCGCCATGCCCCCAACACCGGTCCGCGCAAGAGTTGGGCCGCGGGTGACGCCTGCCGCCGCGCCGTGCAGCTGGCGCTGATCACGCTCAAGGGCGAGATCGGCTACCCCTCGGCGCTGACTGCCAAGGGCTGGGGCTTCCAGGATGTGCTGTTCAAGGGCAATGATCTGGTACTCGAGCGAGAGCTGGGTAGCTATGTCATGGAGCAGGTGCTGTTCAAGATCTCCTTCCCGGCCGAATTCCACGCCCAGACGGCCGTGGAGTGCGCCTACAAGCTGCACGACGAGGTCAAGGGGCGGCTCGACGAGATCGACAAGATCGAGCTTGAAACGCAAGAGGCGGGCTGCCGGATCATCGACAAGACCGGTCCGCTCAACAATTACGCCGACCGCGATCACTGCCTGCAATACATGGTCGCCGTGCCGCTGATCTTCGGTGAACTCACGGCCGATTCCTACCGCGACGAAGTGGCCGCCGATCCGCGCATCGACGCACTGCGCGAGAAGATGACGGTCAAGGAAAACCCGCGCTTCACCGAAGAGTATTTCGACGCCGACAAACGCGCCATCGGCAACTCGGTGCAGGTCTTTTTCAAGGATGGTTCGAGTACCGGCAAGATCTCCATCGACTACCCGGTTGGCCACCGCCGCCGTCGCGAGGAAGGCATCCCGCTGCTCGAGGACAAGTTCGAGCGTGCCGTCGCCGGCCAGCTCTCGGCCCGCCAGGCCGGTGCCATTCTGCAGGCCACCGAGCAATTCGATTTACTCAGGGGCATGCCTGTACCCGAGTTCACTGCGCTGTGGTCGCTGGACTGAATGCTCGATTGAGTCAGACAATCCTGGAGAAGGCCGCTTTCGGGCGGCCTTTTTCTTTGCCGGCGAAGGGGTGCCGGAATCAGTCGTGGTAAGCGGTCACGCGCTCGACCTCTTTGCGCGATCCGAGGATTACCGGCACGCGCTGGTGTAGTTCATCCGGATCGACTTCGAGGATTCGCTGCATTCCGGTGGTGGCCGCACCGCCGGCCTGTTCGACGATCATGGCCATGGGGTTGGCCTCGTACATCAGCCGGAGCTTGCCGGTCTTGCCCTGGGCGCGGATGCGTTTGTCGCAGGGGTACATGAAGACGCCGCCGCGGGTGAGGATGCGGTGGACCTCGGCCACCATCGAGGCGACCCAGCGCATGTTGAAATTCTTGCCCCTGGGCCCCTCCTCTCCGGCCAGGCATTCTTCAATGTAGCGTTGGATCGGTTCGTCCCAGAAGCGCCGGTTGGAGGCGTTGATGGCGAATTCCCGGGTCTCGTCCGGGATCGATACGTTTTCACGCGTAAGCAGGAACTCGCCGAAGTCGCGGTCGAGGGTGAACATGCTCACGCCGTTTCCAGTGGTCAGCACCATCATGGTGGAGGGGCCGTACAGGCAGTAGCCGGCGGCGACCTGTTCGACGCCCGGTCGCAGAAAGTCGGCCTCGGTCGGCGCTTTCGTATCGTCGGGCGCGCGCAGGATCGAGAAGATCGTGCCCACCGAGACGTTGACGTCGATGTTGGACGAGCCGTCGAGCGGGTCGCAGAGCAGCAGGTAGCGGCCGCGGCGTTCGGCGCTCATCGGGTGGATGCCTTCCATTTCCTCCGACGCCAGCGCCGCGATATGCCCGTTGTGCTCGAGCGCCTCGATCATGATCTCGTTGGAAATCACGTCGAGTTTCTTCTGCTCTTCGCCCTGGACATTCTCGCTCTCGGCACTGCCGAGGACGTTGACCAGCGCGCCCTTGTCGACGAGCGCGGCGATCTTCTTGCAGGCCACGCAGATGTCGTTGAGCAGGCCGGTGAAAGTGCCGCTGGCGCCTTCGATTTCGCGCTGGTTGCGGATGATGTAGTGGGTCAGGGTGGTGCCAATACGCATGGGGAAGGCTCGTCGGTATCTCGTGAGGTCGCAAAGTTGCGCATTTTAGCCGTCAGTGCCCTGCGGGCCAAGGTGCGAGCCCACAGCCGGACTGTTGGGCGGAGACGGTTTATCCTTCCAGACGGCCGCAGTCTTGTACACTGTGAAAGGGCTTATGGGAGGCGAACGTTCTTTTGCTGTCTCGAATTCGGCGGAAATCGGGGGTTGCCGCCAAGGCAGGGTTGGCATGCCTGCTCCTGTCCATCGCAATGCTTCATACCGGCCGGGTCAACGCCTACCCGGAAGTGCATTTCGATCACCTCTCGCTCGAGCACGGCCTGGCGCAGTCGGCGGTGCAGGACATGGCGGGAGACGACCTGGGCTATCTGTGGGTCGCCACCCAGTACGGGCTGAGTCGCTACGACGGTTACGGCTTCCGCAACTTCCGCCACCAACCCGACAACCATGCCTCCCTGAGTGACAGCCGTATCAAGGTCCTGCTCAAGGGGCGTGATGGTCAGCTCTGGGTCGGAACCCGGAACGGGCTCGATCGAATCGATCCCGCTTCCCTGCACATCGAAAGAATTCCAGTCAGGGAAGTCGGGGCCGACTCGGCGAGTGGGCGTGAATACAACGTCACGGACATGGTTGAAGATGGTGCTGGCAATTTGATCGTCCAGGTCACTGGCGGCCTGCTGGTGCTTGAGTCAGGTTCCGCCAGCCTCATGCACGTGGAACGAGATGCGATCGGGCAATCTCACGAGACGGGACGTCTCGCCGTGGATCACTCCGGCCAGCCGTGGTTCTACAACGCTGAGGGGCTGTGGCGGATTCAGACCGACGATCTGGCCCTTCGCCGGGTGGCGGAGTTCGATATCAGTTCCGAAATTGCCCGTCGATCGTCGATTGCGGTCCTTCCCGACGGCATGCTGGCGCTCGCCAGCCGGTCCGGCATTACGCTGTTCGACCCCAAGCGCGATACGGTGGCCGGACACATCCGGCCGACCGATCACGGTCACGCCGACGACTGGGTGGGCGCAGTCGCAGCCGATCCGCGCGGCATGCTGTGGGCCATGACCCGCGAGGCTCTGGTTCAGTTCGACCCGGAGAAGTCGCGCTGGGACGTACGCTTCGTTCGCTGGGGCTCGGAGAGCGCGCGCGATCATCTGGTCTATGGGCTGGACGTGATCCAGGACAACCGGGGCTATGTCTGGGTCGGCTTTCCCGAGGGGGTTGGTCTGTCTGCGCCTGACGGCGACGGATTTCGGGTTTTCCGCCACGATCCGGCTGATCCCGGTTCGCTGACGCCGTCGCCCGCCAATGCTTTGAACAAGGTCTACCAGGATGATTTTGGCGTGGTCTGGGTCGGCGGGGGGCTGGGTGGCTTGTCGCGCTTCGCACCGCAGTCCGCGCGCTTCGAGTTGATCCGCGATCGCGAAGTGGACGGCTATTTCGGCAGCGACAATGTCGTGCGCTCGGTGCTCGAGCAGCGCGCCGGCAATCGGGAGTGGCTCTGGACGGGACTGAGTCACGGTGGCATCCGGGTCTGGGAACGCCGGGAGAACCAGTTTTCGGTGGTTGCAGATCGCCTGCACTCGTTGGCCGAACCCGACAAACGCCTGCCCGACAACAGGGTCTGGTCGCTGGCCGAGGATCCGGTTTCCGGTCACGTCTGGGCCGGGACCGATCGGGGTATTGCCGTGGTTTCCGGTCGCGCGCGAGAAGTGCTTGCGGTCCACCCGGTTGGGGAGGACGGCCGCGATCGGCCGGTCAATGCGCTTCGATTTTCCGACGATGGCGAGGAACTCTGGGTTGGTGCCGGGACCTGGCTACCCAAATTCCGGCTTGAACCCGATCGTGTCGGTCTCCGGCTCCTCGAAGAAATTGACCTGTCGGCCACTGACGGCGGGCGCGAGCGTGGATGGAGCAGAATCCAGTCGTTCCTGGAGAGGGATGACGGCAGCATGCTGGTGGCGACCAGGCGTGGCATCGTGTCCTTGAATCCGGACAGCGGCGACCTGGACTGGCACGATCCGGCCGGTGTTCCCGGGAGACAACCACGCAACCATGTCTTTCACCTGGCCGAGTTCCCGGAGGGCGTGCTCTGGGTCGGTACTGAGCAGGCCGGCCTGGGTCGGGCCCGGCTGGAGAACGGCCAGATCTCGGAGTGGTCCTGGCTGGACGAATCCGATGGCCTGCCCGACCGGACCGTCTACGCCCTGATTGCCGATGGGTCCGGTTACCTGTGGTTCAGCAGCAATCGCGGCCTGGCCCGCCTCAATCCAGACAGCGGCCAGGTTCGACGTTTCACGCTGGGCGATGGCTTACAGGGCCTCGAGTTCAACAACACGGTCGTCACCAGGGGCGAAAGTGGCCGCATCTATTTCGGCGGCATCAACGGCGTCAATGCCTTCCGCCCCGGCGATATCGAACTGCATCCGGAACCACCCCGGATCTATCTCGAGCGCGTCCTGCTGGCCGGGGAGCCGTTGGAGGTGGACGGGCGAGTGCCGGTGTCGGTTTCCGCCGAGTACGATCGCAATTCCCTGGTGCTGGAGTTTGTCGGCCTGCACTTTACCCAACCGGAAAGCAATCGCTACGCCTACCGACTCGAGGGGGCCGACGAATCGTGGGTGGAAACCAACGGCAGCCGGATTGTCCGCTATCCCGATCTTGCGCCCGGTGACTACCGTTTCTCGGTGCGTGCGGCCAACAGCGACGGGGTGTGGTCGGAGCAGCGGCATCTCCTGTCGCTGGCCGTGGCATCACCCCCCTGGCTCGCGCCCTGGGCCTGGGCGCTTTATGCGCTTGTTGCCGTCTCGCTGGTTTCCCTGTTCATCGCGGCCGAGCGCCGGCGTCGGCGCAATCTGGAGTGGATGGTAGCCGAGCGCACGCGTGAGCTGCGCGAGCAGAAGCGCCTGGTCGATCGACAGGCGAGTGATCTGGCGGAATTGCTGCAGGCACGCACCACCCTGTTTGCCAATATCTCGCACGAGTTTCGAACACCGCTGACCTTGATCGAGGCCAGCCTCGACCGGCTGGCGGAGAAGGGCGAAGATGCCGGCGCCGTAATCACGGCCCGGCGTTACCTGCGCCGCCTGTTACGGCTGGTTGATCAGCTCCTCAGCCTGTCGCGGCTGCAGTCCGCGCGTGACCAGAAGGTGCCCGAACCCTGGCCGATCGATCGCGTCGTGACGATGACGGTCGATACGTTTCGGCCATTGGCCGAGCAAAAGGAGATCGATCTCGCATGCGAAGTGGACGGTCGTTGGCTGACGCAGTGCCAGCAGGCTGATGTCGAGCGCATTCTGCTCAATTTGATCGGCAATTCGCTCAAGTACTGCCCGTCCGGATCGAAAGTACGGGTCGCGGTCGAAGGCGCGGACGATGGTGTCAGGCTGTCGGTCAGCGATAACGGCCCCGGTATCGACAGCGAGCAGCAGGCCGTGATCTTCGAGCGCTTCAGCCGGATGCCGGCGCATGAGCAAGGCCGCATAGAGGGTGCCGGTATCGGCTTGACCCTGGTGCGAGAAGCCGCGCGCGCCAACGGCGGCAAGGTCGACCTGGTCAGCCAGGCGGGACAAGGCGCCAGCTTCCGGGTCTGGCTGCCCGCCTGGCGTGGCCACATGGAGGGTGCGCCCGTCCAACAATTGACAGAACAGCGTCTCCTCATGGAACTCGAGAATTTGTCCTCCGAGCCGGATCTTTCTGGTGCGGAGAATACCGATCCCCCGGTCGAAGGGCCCGGCCGACTCGGTACCGCGCTGGTCGTCGAGGACAATGACGATCTGCGGCAGCACCTGGCGCAGCTCCTGTCCGACGATTGGGCGGTGATCGAAGCTGGCGACGGTCAACGCGCACTGGCA
The Wenzhouxiangella sp. XN201 genome window above contains:
- a CDS encoding 3-oxoacyl-ACP synthase III; its protein translation is MLFDNVVIKSVASVDAPHTVTSAEIGDRLEPTFRKLHLRGNPLIDLAGIEERRFWDEGVLPSEAATLAANKALARADIDPDRVGILINTSVSRDFLEPSTACMVHGNLKLPNTCESFDVGNACLAFINGMNIAARMLDRGEIDYALIVNAENSREINDTTINRLLQPKVTRKQFKSEFASLTLGCGAAAMVMSRGDLEPDGHQYKGGVSRAATEFNNLCRGWNHQMWTDTKSLLREGMKLAGATYLTARQVLGWVANELDHVVIHQVSRVHTEAFIRAFGVEPERVYRIFPKFGNIGPASIPTVLSKIVDENRVQRGDKIALMGIGSGLNCCMVEVIW
- a CDS encoding alpha/beta fold hydrolase, coding for MPLVPEKLFPFRSRYHTQSAGHRMHYVDEGPVDGQPVVMVHGNPTWSFYYRNVITALKDDYRCLAVDHVGMGLSDRPHESAYEYTMASRVADLGHWLDEVEPEREIDLVVHDWGGAIAMAWAVQHPERVRRIVLLNTWAFTIPEDEPLPFALKFARTGLGGFLINRFNAFSGLATRLATARKLAPEVARGLIAPYRGKPCRRLATLRFVQDIPLKPSDPAWPVLAETEKHLSRLADKPIHFFWGGKDFVFDDRVLDLWRKIWPEAEIDYLDDAGHYVLEDAPERVVAGIQRFLGP
- a CDS encoding fatty acid CoA ligase family protein — its product is MPIQQRNAPINIAHALTRQAEAQPETVALILPQKRTADGWSDRRWSYRELDELTDRLAAGLQARGIGKGTRVAFMVPPSLEFFALFFALFKAGAVPVLIDPGIGLKPLKTCLAEAAPEVFIGVTRAQLARMVLGWARGSVRQTISVGSRPFWRGLKYADLLSTRIENFDPPEVGADDEAAILFTSGSTGIPKGVVYRHRMFAAQVELLRETFGIEPGEVDLPTFPPFALFDPALGMTSVIPIMDFTRPAQADPDMLVSLIETYGVTHLFGSPALMNTLSRHLEKHHIRIPGVRRALSAGAPVPPSVIERMHTALDPWSDIHTPYGATEALPVATVAGRELVGELSDGNRSGKGICIGRALEANEVRIIPISDQPIDLTEYAGEVPDGEIGEICVAGPTVTDTYWKREQQTREAKMTDSQGRVWHRMGDLGWQDADGRLWFCGRKSERVVTPEGTLFTECVEGPVNAVEGVFRSALVGIGEKGRQEPVIVIEPEPGADQAAIEASVREVLSRDWLAREIRRVLFKKEFPVDIRHNAKIRRRELAEWVASVG
- a CDS encoding bifunctional 2-methylcitrate dehydratase/aconitate hydratase, which encodes MSGEIDIRSATRPDPDQLIQNIADYVCDYEITSTEAWETAHYCLKDSLACSMLALKFPECVKLLGPVVPGMELANGARVPGTPYKLDPVQAAFNIGVLVRYLDFNDTWLAAEWGHPSDNLGAILAVADYVSRRNVAEGGKPLQIEAVLEAMIKAHEIQGILALKNSFNRVGLDHVLLVRVASTAVVTRMLGGDRDDVVNAVSQAWIDGGALRTYRHAPNTGPRKSWAAGDACRRAVQLALITLKGEIGYPSALTAKGWGFQDVLFKGNDLVLERELGSYVMEQVLFKISFPAEFHAQTAVECAYKLHDEVKGRLDEIDKIELETQEAGCRIIDKTGPLNNYADRDHCLQYMVAVPLIFGELTADSYRDEVAADPRIDALREKMTVKENPRFTEEYFDADKRAIGNSVQVFFKDGSSTGKISIDYPVGHRRRREEGIPLLEDKFERAVAGQLSARQAGAILQATEQFDLLRGMPVPEFTALWSLD
- a CDS encoding class 1 fructose-bisphosphatase, with protein sequence MRIGTTLTHYIIRNQREIEGASGTFTGLLNDICVACKKIAALVDKGALVNVLGSAESENVQGEEQKKLDVISNEIMIEALEHNGHIAALASEEMEGIHPMSAERRGRYLLLCDPLDGSSNIDVNVSVGTIFSILRAPDDTKAPTEADFLRPGVEQVAAGYCLYGPSTMMVLTTGNGVSMFTLDRDFGEFLLTRENVSIPDETREFAINASNRRFWDEPIQRYIEECLAGEEGPRGKNFNMRWVASMVAEVHRILTRGGVFMYPCDKRIRAQGKTGKLRLMYEANPMAMIVEQAGGAATTGMQRILEVDPDELHQRVPVILGSRKEVERVTAYHD
- a CDS encoding hybrid sensor histidine kinase/response regulator transcription factor, with translation MLHTGRVNAYPEVHFDHLSLEHGLAQSAVQDMAGDDLGYLWVATQYGLSRYDGYGFRNFRHQPDNHASLSDSRIKVLLKGRDGQLWVGTRNGLDRIDPASLHIERIPVREVGADSASGREYNVTDMVEDGAGNLIVQVTGGLLVLESGSASLMHVERDAIGQSHETGRLAVDHSGQPWFYNAEGLWRIQTDDLALRRVAEFDISSEIARRSSIAVLPDGMLALASRSGITLFDPKRDTVAGHIRPTDHGHADDWVGAVAADPRGMLWAMTREALVQFDPEKSRWDVRFVRWGSESARDHLVYGLDVIQDNRGYVWVGFPEGVGLSAPDGDGFRVFRHDPADPGSLTPSPANALNKVYQDDFGVVWVGGGLGGLSRFAPQSARFELIRDREVDGYFGSDNVVRSVLEQRAGNREWLWTGLSHGGIRVWERRENQFSVVADRLHSLAEPDKRLPDNRVWSLAEDPVSGHVWAGTDRGIAVVSGRAREVLAVHPVGEDGRDRPVNALRFSDDGEELWVGAGTWLPKFRLEPDRVGLRLLEEIDLSATDGGRERGWSRIQSFLERDDGSMLVATRRGIVSLNPDSGDLDWHDPAGVPGRQPRNHVFHLAEFPEGVLWVGTEQAGLGRARLENGQISEWSWLDESDGLPDRTVYALIADGSGYLWFSSNRGLARLNPDSGQVRRFTLGDGLQGLEFNNTVVTRGESGRIYFGGINGVNAFRPGDIELHPEPPRIYLERVLLAGEPLEVDGRVPVSVSAEYDRNSLVLEFVGLHFTQPESNRYAYRLEGADESWVETNGSRIVRYPDLAPGDYRFSVRAANSDGVWSEQRHLLSLAVASPPWLAPWAWALYALVAVSLVSLFIAAERRRRRNLEWMVAERTRELREQKRLVDRQASDLAELLQARTTLFANISHEFRTPLTLIEASLDRLAEKGEDAGAVITARRYLRRLLRLVDQLLSLSRLQSARDQKVPEPWPIDRVVTMTVDTFRPLAEQKEIDLACEVDGRWLTQCQQADVERILLNLIGNSLKYCPSGSKVRVAVEGADDGVRLSVSDNGPGIDSEQQAVIFERFSRMPAHEQGRIEGAGIGLTLVREAARANGGKVDLVSQAGQGASFRVWLPAWRGHMEGAPVQQLTEQRLLMELENLSSEPDLSGAENTDPPVEGPGRLGTALVVEDNDDLRQHLAQLLSDDWAVIEAGDGQRALALARERMPDIVVSDIMMPRLDGLEMLRRLREDVRTSHLPVLLLTARQDEATRLQGYSLSADDFLAKPFNPAELRLRLRRMVDLRERVQQRQWRELAATGVTPAKEQASSSGDGLPDLSERDARFLEKVRDWLEQNYDNPDASVSELAAFVSMEARTLQRKLRALTGRTPAAQLQSFRLERARPMLVDSDQPIQDISLSCGFSSPQYFTRVFSQHFGMSPSMWRKRQRQSS